In Oryza sativa Japonica Group chromosome 8, ASM3414082v1, the sequence AATTAAGGGATTTGAGTTAAAAACCGGTGGTGAATTTTAGCCGTTTCGGGGTAAAACATAACTTTGGCTTTCTACACTATTAATGAAACGTAGCGACACACAAACAATGTTCATTTGCAATATTTTGGTCCTCCCTAGTCTTTGATTATGCAtgacatttttttataatttcactCTCAATCACTCAAAACATGCCGAAATGAGGAAACCGTACATAGGAATCAAAGATTCCAGAGGTAGGAAAAATGTACAgcgatcaaaaaaaaaaaaaccctatatACAAGGCCATACATGCTCAGCTGCTGTTAATTAGGAAGTCACTCTTTTATGTACAAGAGCATGACGCGCGTCTGCTTCAATGCTAGTAGCTCCACAGAGACACGTCAGCGATGTCGCTTGAGTCGacgatggcgtcgtcgtcgtcgtcggacgaTGCGCCGGAAGCCGGCGGCTCCATGAGGAGGCCCTCCGCTAAGCTCGCGTAGTACAGGCTCCAGCCCATGTCGCTCACCACGTCCAGCTCGAACGGTGatgcctcctcgtcggcgtcggtcgtgctgctgctgctggtgacggcgtcgtcgtcgctcgcgGCGGACGGCTCGGACGTGGCGGACATGGCGTCCTCGGCGACGACGTCGATGGCGAGTGGGAACACGGACGATGATGACTCCCGCTGCTCGAAGTCCTCCAGCGCCCGCGCCACGGCGCGCTGGACGTCGGCGGCGCAGCGGAGGGTGGCCGGGGGCGGCACGGCGAGCAGCCAGGCGGAGTCGGCGAAGTTGaggcacgcggcggcgcggccgcggagcGCGAGCATGGCGGCGTcgtgggcgcgcgcggcggcgtcggcggcgtcgaacGTGCCGAGCCAGAGCCTGCACCCGCGGCGGCCCGGCACGCGGACCTCGCACACCCACCGccccgcgcggccgcggcgccgcacgCCGCGGAACACCGGGTGGCGGGTCTCGTGGAACTTGGTGCGCCCCGCGGGGCGCTTGCTGctgggcggcgagaggcggcggcacggctccgacgacgacgtcgtggAGGCGGCCTGcaatgccggcggcggccactcgcCGGTGATCTCCTCTAGTTTGCTCGTACACATTGGAatttggaggtggtggtgccgtGGTGATGGTGATGGAGGTGTTTGTGGTGGGAAATGGTGGTTTGGAACGCGAGTATTTGTAAGCGGCTTGTGACGAGACGTGGAAGGTTGTGGGGGTGGCAAtggttttggtttggtttggtccAGTGGGCGAGAGGTGCAGCCGTGGAAGGAAGTCTATCCTGATTGGTGGTCACGGCGTGCACAGGTCGCACTCGCTCTGGAATGGAATGGGCAACCTTAAACTGAATAAATGTTTCTGCATCCAGAGTTTCACAGAAAATGAAGGTCAACATGCCAGCACAGAACCAAGTGAGCGTAATAGATTCTCTGTGAGCGCCTGTATTTATACTatgtttctaaagaaaaaacatatcaGCATAATATTTTCATGTGGATCAAGAAAGTGGATGTAAAATGTTATGGTTGCTTTAGAAgaaaattaataaattaaataaaaaatagttatgaTTAGTttattaagaagaaaaaaaataattgaataaattaaataaaaaaagttatgcTTGGTCGAAAggtgtaaaaatagttttattcTTTTTTAGTATTGAGGGAGTAAGCAATTCTCGTTGGTCGGCCCATCATCAACTCGTAGAGTAGCACTCCACTATGACAATCTCGATCGGCGATTAATCAAACAATAAGCCTTAAAACGGAAACAAATATTCTTCTACTACTAGTAGGCTAACTACCTCATCCGGATAAACATAGCATTCGTCAGAGCCCAATAGAGGCAAGGACGCCACCACCCGTTTTTGGTCTCGAGCCCAAAACCGGCGTCGTACACGTCCGGCCGCTGGTATGCGAAAGCCAGCAGATTCTCAATGCTGCAACGAACGTGCAATCAATCCTGCGTGCTACACCGCTGCCAACTTGCGTCCAGAAACCCAACCCTCGCCATAACCGCCCAACTCGTCGGGGAAAAGGGCAAAAAGCGCAAGGTTTTGTAAGCaaaaagttcagaaaaaaaGTGCAGAAAGCGCATGCAGCGACGACCACCAGGGCGACTGACGTGCGGAGTTTATCCATGTAGGACTAGTAGCTCCATTTCCATCCACACAAACACTACACACAAACAACACTCCTCCGCTAGCTGCTGTTGTAAAGAAAGACCATTTGGCCATGTGTAGCAGCTAGAGCATCAATCCTTTCATCAGTGATCCGTTGAATTGTTGAGCCGTTCCTGTCCGTGTATATTTGTTTAATTAGTTCGATGGATTTTGTGGATATCGTGCGGTGCTACAGGTTTTCTTTTGCTGATTAAGCATGTTCAGTGTAGCAATGTGGCATGCAGTACTCTTGCCATGGATATATATTATTGCTTAAGAAAGATATCATATAATCCTAAAAATTTCAAAGATTGATGCTACTAAAACTAATGTAAGTATATATTGGGATGAAATAGTACATCTGCTCTCTTCATCTGCTTGCCACTAAAACACAGACTCAAAATAATCTACAACAAGGTGAGATTctaaattactactccctccgtttcaaaatgtttgacaccgttgactttttagcacgtgtttgaccattcgtcttatttaaaaaattttataaaatatgtaaaactatatgtgtacatgaaagtatatttaacaatgaatcaaatgatatgaaaagaataaataattacttaaattttttgaataagacgaatggtcaaacacgtgctaaaaagtcaacggtgtcaaatattttgaaacggagggagtactagctatttacagggagagagaaagagagagagagagagagagagagagagagagctctctcTAATCCAATCCAGCAAGGCGTGTACACAAAAGACGTTTGTATCAACGCCTGGTGATAAGTGAGATCATAGAATTTTGGGCACAAGTTACCCAGGTCTTGGATCTCTGAGTTGTTCAGATTATAGGCAAATCCCCTTCTGAAAGTTTCACCGAGGAACACAACCTCTTCATCAAAAGGATGGAATCCTAAGAAAGTAACATGTTTGGCATGGCGGTTGCTCTCATGAtgatcatcatcgtcatcataaGAGTCCCTCTGCCATTCCCAATTAAACATCCATGATACATCGTCAGCATCAGCGTGAAAATCTCCTTGATAGTTAGCACCATGTAAGATCCATGATTCGCCACTCTGTTCTTCGTAGGTGGTGCGACGAGGTAGCAAGGATGCAATTCAGCTACGATGCTTCAACACCCACTTCATCTGACCATGCGATTCACTAAGGAACAACACCATAAGATGGTCGAAACTAACGCGTGCACAATGTACCCCCTTTTCTGATTTCCCAAGATAAAGGTCTGGATGTTTCTCCCTATATCTCAGCGACATGCTAGGCTCCGATTGAATCACACGGTAAGTCCCGTTTGATAGTGAtatcctatggaaaaaaaaaggccaggATAACATACATTAGtaaattatgcatatatatatatatgtgaatgagatttgctctggttcatcaaaaagtacctcgagatacagatccaacgatcggaaatgatttgataccgtgaggtaccggtacctcgatgTACTTTTTGCTAGACCGGAGCAAATCACTATGTGAATTGTACAACAACAACGAACAACAATAACCAAAGTAAATAAAGATAGCCAAGAATTGAagttatagatatatagatagttACCTGATAGTGAAATTGTTAGCCTGAAAATTCACATAGAGCGCTCCTTTGCAATAGACACAACACTGCTGTTGTTTGACGCGATAGTAGCCGCCGAAACTCAAGTCTGCCTTTTGTACGTAGGCCGGGGGCCTTCCCGAACGAAGGACCTATCCTCCCATTGATCGCCGCCCGTCCTAGACGAGAAAGCACGCaggacgaacggcgacggcggccattCTCGTGGCCTGCGTAATTCGGAGCGGAGCCGCGGAATCACCAACACCTCGAAGTGAGGCGATACGGCGGGATCGAACACGAGgcagatggtgggggagaagagcTTGTGCGGGTAGCACGGATGCGGCGGTGGATAGCCCGGCAATGGCGCCCACTGCCTCGTGTCCGGGTTAACCACGTGCtggacgtcgtcgtcgaccaAGAAGAGGCCGTTGCAGTGGTCGCTGACTCGGAAATCGAAGCGGTTGAAGATGCCTCTGCTCGTGTTGCGGATGTcgtcgaggtcgtcggcgaTGGTCGCCGCGGCATTGGGGCGGCAGAGGAAGCGCGAGCCCAGGGAGAGGGGGTTGACGACGATGCCGGCGacggagagggggaggaggtccGCGCGCAGGAGGCGgttggcgtcgacggcggcgcgccatGCGCTGCAGACGACGCGCGACGCGGCGAGGCTgatcggcgggaggcggcggaggacttCCAGCAACAGGTCGTCCGGCAGGTCCTCCATCAACGTCGCCGTACGTGTTCCGCCGGCCTCTTCCTTTCCTTGCTTCAGCTTCTTCTACTTATTAATCCTTCGTCACTATCGATCGGAAACTCTTGCTCGTTGGGCCGGGTTGGAGTCCGGACCGGATTCGGACACGAACTTGCGGGCCCATAAAAAATGCGGCCCATTTGCCGGTAAGGAAAAgtgaattttttattaaaatatttacataaataaaaaatttacaAAACTAGTCGCCTATCGCTCCCAAAGAGCGATTTTGCCGACGTGGCATACAGCCATTGAACCTCCTATAACGGCCAGCCACCAAAAGAGCCAAAAATGTGCAGGCGGTCTCCTTACCGCCCTTTAGGAGGATGATTTTTTCCAATGCGAGGGGCCACTTGCTTAAAGGATGGTAGGGGGTGGTATTTTTGCAGGCAGTCGCATAGTAAAAAAATCGTCCTCGAGAGCggaagggggccgcctgcagaATTTCGGCGTCCTCAGTGGCCAACCGTTATGGAAGGGCCCACAGCCATCTGCCAAGCCAATAAAATCGCCTTTTAGGAGGGTGACTTTTATAGAGGGCTATGGGTGACTAGTTttgtaaatttttcaaatagaaaattattttttaaatattttataataaa encodes:
- the LOC4346220 gene encoding dehydration-responsive element-binding protein 1I, with translation MCTSKLEEITGEWPPPALQAASTTSSSEPCRRLSPPSSKRPAGRTKFHETRHPVFRGVRRRGRAGRWVCEVRVPGRRGCRLWLGTFDAADAAARAHDAAMLALRGRAAACLNFADSAWLLAVPPPATLRCAADVQRAVARALEDFEQRESSSSVFPLAIDVVAEDAMSATSEPSAASDDDAVTSSSSTTDADEEASPFELDVVSDMGWSLYYASLAEGLLMEPPASGASSDDDDDAIVDSSDIADVSLWSY
- the LOC4346221 gene encoding uncharacterized protein, with the translated sequence MEDLPDDLLLEVLRRLPPISLAASRVVCSAWRAAVDANRLLRADLLPLSVAGIVVNPLSLGSRFLCRPNAAATIADDLDDIRNTSRGIFNRFDFRVSDHCNGLFLVDDDVQHVVNPDTRQWAPLPGYPPPHPCYPHKLFSPTICLVFDPAVSPHFEVLVIPRLRSELRRPREWPPSPFVLRAFSSRTGGDQWEDRISLSNGTYRVIQSEPSMSLRYREKHPDLYLGKSEKGRDSYDDDDDHHESNRHAKHVTFLGFHPFDEEVVFLGETFRRGFAYNLNNSEIQDLGLYDIFLKQ